The genomic stretch AACCGCAGCAAAAAAGCAtgaaggcaaaagcaaaagcGCAGGGAGAGCGAGGGTAGCTCAGCCCTCACCCCAGAGCGGGAAGGAGTGAGCTCGTGACGGAGGCAGCTCTGACTCAGCGTGTGCAGGGACAAGAGCGAAGGCAGCAAAACGCCCACACGTACAAAAGCTGCCCTCAGGGAGCGCGAGCAACCAGGAGCGCAGTGCGGTGGTTCGAGAGGGTAGGGCACAGTCCCCTGCCTGGCTCTAAAGGCTCTAATGAGTAACTCAGTGGTCATCGCTCCCCACAGGAGAGGCCCTAGCCATGGTCTCCACTCGCCTGAGAACCACTGCCGGAAGGGATGTGGCAACTCAGGCAGAGACCCCACACAAACACAAGCTGtccaggtctctggctgcagggagtgcctgaGCCTGGCACTTGCATcggagggcagcagagacaacagctGCTTGCAGTGTGACCAGGTAGATGATCTACTCTTCCTGGTGacagagctgaaggaggaagtggaaaggttaaggagcatcagggagtgTGAGAGGGAGATGGAGTGGTGGAGCTGCACCCTATCACCCCAGGGTCAAGTCAgcagatggaggctccacaagaaGCTCCACAAGGAGCAGAGGATCCCCTACCCTCTTGCCaccaagcagaaggagggaacATAAGAGATGGGGGGAATGGAAACAGGTCCCCACTCAGGGTGGCAGGCAAATGCCCTCCcggcctccctcaccttcccagctgcccttacacAACAGATACAGGGGCTCTGGAACTTGAGGACCAGGCAGATGAGGATGTAGGCGAAGGTCTGTCCTGGGGGTTGCCAAGGGAGAGTTGGTCAGCCCCATGAATTATGACTgcctctgttaagaagaaaaggaaggtaaTTGTTGTAGGtgattcccttctgagggggacaGAGACCCCAATATGCCGACCAGACCCATctcacagggaagtctgctgcctccctggggcttgGGTCAGAGATGTTACTAGGGAATTCCCTAGTCTGGTACCGCCCTCTGATTGCTACCCACTCTTGGGTGCgcaggtgggcagtgatgaggCTGTGGAGAGAAGCCCAAGAGCAATCAAAAGGGGCTTCGGGGCACTGGGGCGACTGGTTGAAGGATTgggagcacaggtagtgttttcctcagtcccatcagtggcagggaagaacaatgctgaaaggaacaggaaactAATCTGATGAacatgtggctcagaggctagtgccatcagtggaattttgctttttttgatcatggggaagTTTACATGGCACTGGGCCTGCTGGCggcagatggagttcacctgtctcaaaaggggaaaagcatTCTTGCAAATGAGTTGACAGAGCTTatcgagagggctttaaactaggttcaaagggggaagggggtgtagccaggcccaccagagaggagcctaggggtggcatgcaTCACCATTGGGGGTGAAACCAATtgcccagctcaagtgcatctacaccaatgcacgcagcatgggcaacaaacaggaggagctggaagccattgtgcagtgggatagctatgacttagttgccatcacagagacatggtgggacgACTCTTACGACtcttatgactggagtgctgcaatggatggctataagctctttaGGAGGgttaggcaaggaaggagaggtgatggggtggctctgtatgttagggagtgctttGATTGCATAGAGCTTAGCAACTTTGATGATAAGGtcaagtgcttatgggtaaggttgagggggaaggccaacaaggcagatatcctgctaaGAGTCTATTATAGACCACACAACCAGAATGAAGACgtagatgaagtgttctacaagcagctggaggaagtatcacaatcggttgcccttgttctaTTTACCAtatgtctgctggaaatacagcacagcagagaagaaacattctaggaggttcctggagtgtgtggaagataacttcctgacacgGCTGGTGAGGGAGCTGACtaggggaggtgcctcgcttgacctcctgttcacaaacagagaaggactggtgggagatgtggtggttggagacctgtcgtggtttagccccagtcagcaaccaagcaccatgcagtcactcgctcactcccccctggtgggatgggggagagaatcggaagagtaaaagtgaggaaactcatgggctgagataaagacagtttaataggtaaagcaaaagctgcatgcggaagcaaaacaaagcaaggaattcattcactgcttcccatgggcaggcaggtgctcagccatctccagggaagcagggctccatcaagcataacggttacttgggaagacaaacgccatcactctgaatgtccccccccttcctccttcttcccccagcttgatatactgagcatgacgtcatatggtatggaacatcccgttggccagtttgggtcagttgtcccggctgtgtcccctcccagcttcttgtacacctggcagagcatggggagctgaaaaagtccttgaccagtgtaagcgctgcttagcaacaactaaaacatctccacattatcaccactgttcccagcaaaaatccaaaacacagccccacactagctactatgaagaaatttaactctatcccagccgaaactGGGACAAGGCCGTCTTGGGCTTAGtgaccatgatatgattgagttctcgATTCTTGGCGAAGTAAGgtgggggtcagcagaaccactaccatggacttctggaaggcagactttggcccattcagggcactggttgggagagtcccttgggaggcagtcttgaagggcaaaggagtccaggaaagctggtctttcttcaagaaggaagtcttgcaggtgcaggagcaggatgtccccaagtgccacaagaGGAACAGGCAGGGAACATGATCAGCCTGGCTaaacagggagcttctgctgacactcagggaaaaaaaggagagtctaccacttttggaagaaggggcaggtaacaTAAGATGAATAAAGAGACCTCAttaggtcttgcagggagaaaaacagtcaagcaaaagcccagctagaactcaacccGGCCcctgctgtaagggataacaaaaaatgtttttacaaatacattaacaaaaaaaagagatccAAAGAGAAtttccatcctctattggatgtggaggggaacattgcaactgaggatgaggaaatgTTGAGGCacaaaatgccttctttgcctcaacCTTTAGCAGTCAGACCAGTTaccccagggtattcagcccctggagctggaaggcagggacggggagcagaaggaagcccccataatccaggaggaagaagtttacgacctgctgctccacttGGACACTCACAAgcctatggggctggatgggatccacccaaggggaCCGAGGGAGCTGGTGGACGAGCTCAcgaagccactttccatcatttactagcagtcctggttaacaggggaggtcccagatgactggaggcttcctggtgtgacacccatctacaagaagggtgGAGGGAGGATTGgaggaactacaggcctgtcagcccgACCTCactgccagggaaggttatggagcagttaATCCTGAGTGAGgtcaccaggcatgtgcaggacagccaggggatcaggcccagtcagcaagGGGCCATGAAcggcaggtcctgcttgactaacgtggcctccttctatgacaaggtgacccacttaggagatgagggaaaggctgtggatgttgtctaactagactttagtaaagcctttgatactgtctcccacagtatcctcctagagaagctcatggctcatggcttagacgGGCgcactcttcactgggtaaaaaaatggctggatggctgggcccagaGATTTatggtgaacggagctaaatccagttggcggccgaTCATAAGTGCTGCTCCCCAGGCTCAGTAGcggggccagttctgtttagtatctttatcaatgatctgggcggtaggatcgagtgcaccctcagtaagtttgcaggtgacaccaagttgggtgggagtgttgatctgcttgagggtaggaaggctgtgcagagggacctggacaggctggatcgatgggctgagcccagttgtatgaggttcaacaaggctcagtgtcGGGTCCCGCGCTTGGGTCGCAACAACGCCATGCAAcgctccaggcttggggaagggtggctggaaagctgcctggcggaaaagggcctgggggtgccggttgacagccagctgaatatgagccagcagtgtgcccaggtggccaagaaggccaccagcgtcctggcttgtatcagaacgagcgtggccagcaggagtagagAAGTGATCgagcccctgtactcggcactggtgaggccgcacctggAATACCGCAATGAGTTTTGGGCCCTCtacactacaagaaagacattgaggtgctggagtgtgtccagagaagggcaatgaagccggtgaagggtctagaggaCAAGTCTTCTGtggggcggctgagggaactggggctgtttaacctggaggagtctgaggggagaccttctcgctctctacagctacctgaaaggaggttgtagtgaggtgggtgttggtctcttgtCACAGGTTATTGGACAAGAGGAGATGGCCTCAAGTTACAtcgggggaggtttaggttggatatgaggaaaaaacctaattaggaaaaatttctttactgaaagagtggtcaggcattggagcaggctgcccagaggggtggtagaGTCACTAtctctggaggtgttcaaaaaacatatagacatggcatttcagggcatggtttaggaggcatggtagtgttgggttgatggttggacttgatcctagaggtcttttccaaccttaatgattctataatacAGTAACAGTACTTTTTTTCAACAGACAAGCTTATTTATTAAGACAGGCTACACAGAAGGTACATTCAAGGCATTGTTTCCATTTGGACTGTGGGACAGAGGGCCTGTGCCCCTCTCATTTTCTTGAAAAGTGGCCATCTGCCATATCAGCAGCTTCCCATCTTGAAAATTTGgacatcctttttattttctctgcaagcagaagaaaaatattttagaagagaAGCACTACACTTGAATTTAGCAGAGACATTTTATAAAGTGGACTCTTCCGTGGCTTTCTGTGTTCAGTTATACGCATCACTATATTTAATTGCATTACTTATGGCAAACATTACTGAAAACTGTGATGCAAAGATTTAGGAATCGCACAGAGTGAGTAACTTACCAGAGACAGCCTCACTTCAGGCTTTGTTACCCATAAAAACCTGATAAAGCCATGTGTAAATCTGAGAAGTATCAAACCACATGAGAAATCCTGCCATGAGGACTAACGTGTCCATTACAAAGCACTAATGCAAGTCAGACTTCATGGTCCCTGAAACGGGAAACAGTTCTACTGCCTACAAAATTTCCTACTTTCATGTGGGAATTCAGTGGGAAGGGCGTGAATCCTGATGCATCTCTGTATCCGAGGCTTCACTAAAAGTTAAATGTGTGGTTCTCTGAACATTGGAATCTTCTTTAAGGAAATTTTAGCCAAGTTTACGTTAGTTTGGGaacattagattttttttatttttgcaagtcCCATACATGGTACTTTGGGGTGCTCCATTTACAAATCTCAGTTTACCAAGCAAGTGCAGGTACAAAAAGAAAGTGGTAGAACGCAAACTGCCCTAGATCTTTGGTTTGCTTCCCTATCTTAATAGAATCAAGCTGGTTATCTCCTCATGAAATTCAAGACGCTTATGGTTACCCAAAACCAGGGATAATCTCTACTAATAGTTTTATCAGGGATCTTTTAACCAGAAGGTACTGGAGCAGATTAGgaatatgaaaggaaaaatcaagCCCAGAGGATGTAAAACACATGTAAAGATGTAAGGCAAAGTTCTGGCTGAAGGACAGCCCTTAGGCTAAACCTTGCAGACGCAGCTCAAGCTGCTGTGTCTGTTTCCAAAGTGTTTGTGGTGCTGCCAGACTAGGTTTAAATTAAGATCAGCTGTTGTCACTGCTACTGGACACTAAGTGTGGAAAAGACCTGAGATTTGCATTTGAAGACCCACTTAAAAATGGATTCAatctaagctttttttttaaaaaaaaaaaagtcaggaggAAGACAAGCTTTGGTCTTACAGTTAGCGGGCTGCGCTGCAGAACCAGGACGGGCAGGGTTAGTGCTGCACCTTTGCTCCAACTGGCTCATGTTATCATGAATCAGCCACGGCAACCTCTCCTGCAGTACTCTACATGCACATGGGGCTCTCCAGGTGACCACACAGTCTTGCATGGCTGAAATACCCCGTGGATGGTACTACCTTGGCCATCATGGAAGTAaaactcttcttttctttttaaaaagtccttaAGCACAGGCTGGAAGTGGCCTGCAAGTTGGCTGTTGAGAATCACCCAGTTAATTCAGTTAATTCAGAACTGACTGTTTTGTGATTCACTATGGGATATGCCCATATATCTGTTTCTACATCACCACGTTTATCTCAGCAGCTACTGGTCATGCAGCTTGTTAAGAAGGGCAGAAAGATCTCTTTGTTCTCCCCTCCTAAGGAGTGCGATGGACTGTGTGTGCCTTAGGCTCCTTGAAGTGAAATGACCTTTGCTTATAACAATGAACCATTTTTCAAAGGTGAAATTCTTCCAATAAGACAAAATTGTTTATCCTCGTTACATTCATACCTAGTCAAACACTTCAGAACAACTCCAGACTGAACTAGAAAGCCACAGAGTATGCCAACTACtgaattattaaagaaaaaaaatcaggatagTATCTGATCACCCTGTGCCCCTTCAGACCAAAATGTGTGTTTCTGAGCATGTAAGATGCCAGCAAAAAAAAGGTGGTTAAGATAAAAATCTCTCTTGTGTGTCTAACTGGATTAAATCCCATGTTTCACACAAAACGTGCACATTATGTCTCATACTAATAAGACGTAAGCCCCATCATGAACTACTTAAGGAACTGagtgaaaataaacagcaggTTTGCCTGGAGCACTCTTTGTGCTATGTGCAATGATATATTCAGGAAGCTACCATGCACCCATCTCGAACTGAGGGATCATGCCTAAAAAATGAAACATCCTGGAAACGTAAGGCTGGATCTCAAAGCCCATCATTCTGCTCTGAGAAAGGATCAAATACACTCTTTAGGTGTTAGACACTCTCCTGTCTGTATCTCCACAACATGGACTTGCAGCCTCTATGTGTGATACCTAGCATGTCTCTTTCACTTTTATTGTACTGATTTCAGTCCATTTCTCCAGATTCCTGGGAATTTTGATATTGTCCTGCACAGATCATTGTATCTCACACCattttgcaaatttttattGTCTTGTTTCTGATATCTAATTCATTACAAAAATAGTGAATTATATATTACACCTAAAGGAAATCCCAGTTTGACTGTAAAATGCTGtctgtaaaatgcttttaaaccaCAGCACTTCAAACTGATGTGAGTTCATCCTTTAACAATTTCAGCTGAATAACTATTAATCTGCTTATGTCAATGTCAAGTAGAGGTGTGTAAAATGCCTTACTAATGCCATGGAGCAACGCTTGTGTTTCTTGCTACTCTGCTAGGCCAGTTATCTTGCCAAAAACCTAAATCTCATGGATTTGATCGGATTACTTCTGACAAACCTGTATCTGCTTTGCTTACTCTCTTTCCTACATTTGGCTGTCTACAAGTCAATCACTTAATAACGTACTCCAACATCGTTCTAGGCAGCAAAGACGGGTAGGCTCCTAATATGTAACATGCCAGCacctgttttctcctctttcacatATTGTACTGTATGTGCCCTTTGATTCcctggttgggttttttccagatTGTAGGTTTACCAATTCTTTTTACAATTTGTTATTTGCTTGGGTGGTTTGTGATGTACTGTGGTGAAAATGTCACCAAATTCTGCAAATCTGCTTACCTTTAAACATACTTCAACACACTTTggcactttctttaaaatattatttccttaaGTCTCCTTTGacactttttttattctggCCTATGTTCCCTCTATCTTGGTCATTTGAACTTTATAAATTATCTGGTAACAAGTAatcttcccccaccccaaagtcaaaaatatatttcagcctTCCCTTTAGTGAGATCTATCTAATTGTAATTTTGTAAGTGCCCATCACTGCTGTTGTGCTCCTCTCACTTCTTCCCTCTGATGGAAACAGaaattttgttatttcatttaTATAAATTCCTTTCACCACCAAATTCAATTCATGAGGAGTTCCTCTCAGTTTGTACTGGGAGATGTTCTACAGAGGTTTCCAGTCAATCATAATGGGGAGGGGCGGAGAACAACAATCCTCATTAAGTACtgattttccatgttttcagtttgttgtttagtttggttttttaaaaaatattattaaagaaTAAAGTGCCCTCTCTCAAATATTAGGAGaactttttctgaatttttatacAATCTCAATGGCAAAATAGTATTTTCACCTAACATTTGGCATTCTTACTCTTCTCTGTGAAAGGAAGTACAGGAGACTGGATCTTGAATGTAACATTCTGTAGTAAAAGCtatatttcatgttttctgatGGAGAGTTTGGAAGAGTCCAGCATTACATTTAATGTCAATGTGGCCCTGTATGAATGTGACAGGCAGCTGCACTCTGAGATGCTCCTCTTTAAGaattacaaaagcaaatattcagTAATCCCAGCTAACTGAATCCAATCTAAGCCGTTTACAGGTATCATGACAAAAGCCGTTGCAAGGGATTGACAGTTGAGCAGACACTGCTAGAACTGCAGTTTAACAGAGTGAACGATCCAAAGCCCATAGTCGATCAGTTAATTGGGATGTGAGGGTGACTATTTTGCTTGCATATAGGGAAAGGGACGATTAGGATATCAATTAAGTGAGTACCTGTTTGAAAGGCAGAGCACACACTCATTTGAGTAGGTCTCTCCGTCGGTCCCACACACTGGATCGTAGTTCCTTGGACATCCAGGCATACCGTACTTGTCGCAAGCAGGCTAGGGAAGGCAGGTATTTAAGAAGTCTAAGATAGACCATTTGAAACAGGTCTCTGCTTAGCTTCTGATCTGAGAGCTTCTGAAGAACATTGGCACGCTCATGCACTAAGGGAGTGCTCCGGAGGAGCTGGCACAGCGTTATAAAGCACCACGTTATCTTTCATGCTTCTATGGGAATTTATTGCTTGAGGCTGGGCTTCTATGGCCTGCCATGGCCGGAGCTGCGGTGTCAGGACAATATGTATGCTGCTAAACACTGCTCCTTCAGATGTCTTAGCTCAGCGGGACACACGGACGGCCGGTCCCCGTGAAGGGCAAGCCCAGACCAAGCTGGTGGGCGGTGGGCATCACCCAGGCGTGTGAGCGGCAGCCCTTAGCGGGCGGTGCCAGGCTCCCGGGGTCCCCCAGCTGTGGGGAGAGGCACTTGCAGGGGCTCCGGAGCCAGGGGCTGCGGGGAAGGGGCCGGCATGCCCGGGAGGCCTGGCTGGCGATACGGAGGGCAGGGGTGATCGCCCTACCCGGGGACGACGGGGCGGGCCGCACTCACCGGGACGCTGGCAGCGGCTCCGGGACACGAGAGGAGCCCTGTGGAGAGCGACCGGCGTTAACGGCGCCTGGTCCCGCCCCGACCCGGCAACGGCCCGCATTGCCCCCCTCCCCGACCTCCCCCCGGGCCCAGCCAGTGTCCGTTACCGGGTCGGTCCCCGACTGGCGGTGTCCTGTCCCTGCACGCCCCGAGCAGCCGGTGGCCGGCACCGTCCTGTGCCCGTTCTCCCCCCCTGCTCCCGAATGGCTGATGCCCGCTACCGGCTTAGATcccgcggccgcccccccccccccccccgcaaacCGGCCGGTGCCCGGTAGCGGTTCagctttccccttccctgggaCGTGACCGGCGGGGGCACGGTACCGGCCCAGTTCCCCCTTCCCCGGAACCGGCTCATCGCCCCGTGTACCCCCGCCCCCGACGGCCCGGTACCGGAGAGGAGGGCGGGCAGCAACACcagcaccggcaccggcaccgccaTGTCCGCGAATGGAGCTGGGGCGGGAGGGGCAAAACGGCCTCGGCGGcgcgcgggcgggcggcgcgcgggaggggccggggctggggccggggctggaggaggtggggggcACTTGGATGGCAGGGCGGGGGCCTGAGGACCCGTGGGGCACCCATCGGAGTGGGGAGGTCCCGGGACATACCGGAGAGATATGGAGTAAGGGTGCAGCGCGGGGAGCGGTGGCACCCGCGGGGCTGGAGGCGCCGAGAGCGGCGGGGACGGATGTGCTGTCGTCTCGCCAGtaggcttggggagggggcaggcaCGTCCAGAGGCATCTCCGGGGTTCGAGAAGGGATGGGGACCCTCCctcggggtgctggggggatgTGTGTTTCAGGTGCCTGAACGCTGTCCTTGGCAAGCAAGGCTGTGCCTGCCCTACCAGTAGGTCCTCGTGGTATCACTTATCCCTGCCATTTCCACGGGGAGCCCCCAAAATATCCAGCAGTGAGCAGCTAATCAAGCTCTGCTTCTGCAATGCATAGAGCAGCACAGAAACCTTACTGGGACCACGCTCACAGAATGAAAAGCTTTAACGtcagggctgtgcagggaggggagcagagtTAACGGTAGGCACCCGGCTGTAATTTCAACATTCCCTGGGCTTCCCTGCTTGACTTCACCTCGTTAGCATTGTGCTTTGATTGTAGAGTGTCTTGGGCAAAAACTGTGAAGTCGGAAATACGCGTGCAGTGCCATGTGGCTGTTAAGGTCGTAGCCCGTCTCGCCATAAAGTGACATGAGGTGGCTTGGGCTGAGCTATGAACGCATTCCTGCCAAGACgaaggaaaaattaatacagCCCCAGCAGTAAAGCCAACATCCTGCATTCAAAGTCATGGGAATCCAGGCCAGCGGGGGCTGGAAAGGCTTGGCACACTGTCCTGCCAGCACGACTGGGTGTTCCAGCAGCATGGCTCTCCAAAGGGTATCTATCTCATCTGTTAGCCGCTGATCAGAGTGGTTAGCTTTGCAAAGCCCAGGAGTTAGCTCTACACGGAGTCTGGCTCTGGAGTTGTTTTTATGCAGTTTCCTAGAATCTAGGGTATGGGCTTCTTGCAAAATGGCCTGGGCTTGCATATATGAGCTGCGGTTTAGACCTGTCAAGTGTTTTGATATGTCCCATATAGATACATATGCAGGCATCACACCCATCCTTCTTGTCTCTGTTTCAGCCTCTGGGTCCTTCCAAGCATGGCTTTTCTTCTCCTATGGGCTTCTGACAGTATGCCCTTCCCACATGGCATCATAGTGAGGTTATTTTATTATCTGCTGAATATATTCTTATTCCTCCAGGTAACCTCTGCAAACTGATCGCAGTGTTAGATTCCCATTCAGAGCACACCTTTGAAATGAATACCCAACCCTAGGGACGTTTCATGCAAAAGCCTCTGGCTTGGATATTTTAAGCAAGATGGCTAATCAGAACGTTTCATGGGTGGTGGAGCGTGTAGAGGGGTATTTCCTTCTGCTGGATCTCCTTCCCTAGATTTGTGCAAGTTTTTGCCCCAGCTTTGCCTGCTAAGCCATTTCAGAAGAGGGCATTTTTCTGTTACATTGTTATTGGTGGGGTGGTTGCTGAGTTTGCCATCTTTGGGGAACCTTTAGGTTCCAGAGAGTTTTCCTTCAGAGAAAGAGCATCAGGGCGCTAAATACTGGGAAGTTAGGCCAGGGTGGGTTTCCTTGCTTCTTGAAGGtgtgatttttcagaggaaaaggtGCCAGCTGAAGGTGAAGAAAGCAGAACCGAGAGTAGGAGTTATGTCTTAAGTTGTTAATTTCTTAAGTTCATGTCACTAAACAGTTAAGTGCAAAGCTCTTGCACAGAGCTGTgtttgcacaggaaaaaaaccaaacacagtaAACCAAGGAATAGCTCAATGCCCCAGCTGCTGGTAGCCCAGACAAGCTTTCTCCTGAACAACTCCAGCACAGCAAGCACAAGATGGATGTCTCCTGTCATCTTGTCACCTAGGAGAATAGctgccccccaaaaaacatTCTCCATACTAATGCATTTTCCAAGGAGTTAATTATATGCTCATCAATTTTTTGCACTTGATCCCAGATAAACGGGGTGAATGGGACAATTTTGATTTAACATTGCTTCAATTACCTCTCTGTGACAATAACATGAACTCATTCAAAGCCCAGTGTTATGTCCCAGGTGTTTTCCCTTGATGTTGCagagaaaatatggaaaagtaATCTGTAGGTGCTTTATTAACTCTCAACACAACACTCATATTTTAACTTGGTGCCAGTCCAGCCTCCTCAGTGCTGAAAGCATTTCCTTTCACTTGTTGAGAGTATTTAACTTTACcttatttgaataaaattttagaGACAGGTCTTTAGAGAtgggaaaatggaagaaatgagatttaaaacagaagaaaagataacGTTTCTTCTGGCAAGATGGAGTATCTCttagaaaaaaaccattttcttccataaattATGAAGAACTGGAGGCAAGAAAGATGATAATTATGCAGAGGGCTTCTTAATAGCCTTTGTATCCTGTTAACACATTTCTGATATAAAAGCTGAgtcactgggaaagaaaattgcAGGATTATTTGCATATCTCCTAGAAGGTATCTTTTTGTTAACATCAGGTAAGTGATTAATAAACATGGAAGATAATAATGATCCTAGCATATAGGCTGTAGGGAGCAATACATAATTAGAAGTTACATCCCTACAGAGAATGTCTGTTTCTGCTTTATGCTTAGTGGAATAATCCTCTGTGCTTGGAAGCTGGAATTTATCTGAACTTCAGTCACTTTTATAAGTAAATGTATATAACTCCCTGAAGAAAAAGGTTCCTTTGGTGAGTTTATATGCACCTCATATTCTTCTGCTGCCAGTGGTTAGGTACTAACAAGGTTGTGACCCAGCACATAGAGATTTTGTGACTGAAAGGTATTAAGAGCAGCCGAATTGACTAAGGGCAAGTTTCACACCAGAAGTATGTGTCTGTGTCCTTCTCTTGGAGTAAAGAAGGGTTACATGTGAGAGTCTGTGTCTGGCCTGGAGAACACAGGGCATAGTTCAGAGCCTTAGGTTCACCTAAGAAGAAAGTGATTGTATAGGAAGGAGTGACTGAGTATTTACCACTGCTTGCATCGGGGCTGGCCTGTAGTCTGGCTGCTTcttggaagaaacaaaataaaacaagctgcTGAGCAAAACCTTTGTGGTTGAAACCCTTCTGGTGCTCCTTGGACTTGCTGCTCCTACGGTGAGTGCTAACCAGGTGCTTCTGAGATGTACCTGCTGCAAAGATTGGCCATTGATCATGACCACCCTAGTGATGGCAACAGGAAGGGTTTCAGCctcaaagactgaaaagaaagttTTATGGCTCCAACTGTGTAGTTTATCCTCAGCCACTCATGACTGCCCTGCTTGCTGGAGATGC from Phalacrocorax aristotelis chromosome 4, bGulAri2.1, whole genome shotgun sequence encodes the following:
- the SPINK2 gene encoding serine protease inhibitor Kazal-type 2 — encoded protein: MAVPVPVLVLLPALLSGLLSCPGAAASVPPACDKYGMPGCPRNYDPVCGTDGETYSNECVLCLSNRENKKDVQIFKMGSC